The Amphiura filiformis chromosome 8, Afil_fr2py, whole genome shotgun sequence genomic sequence GGACACATGTGAGAGCTAGTACGATAATAACTAATGCAAATCCAACAATAATCTGCccatgcgtaggtgggatgactgatacaacatgctggaaatgtaTAAAAATTGCGCAAATTCAATTTAATGGGCCTTTCTGTAAATAGAAATTTAATAATTCATGTGTTTTTTATGGATAATCTCATCCTCAAATGAACAGAAAAAGTTAAACAATTAATTTGTCATTCAAACGATgatctctctctatctctctctctgtaccactatttgtgtattatacagcctgtctcaacgTCACGGTcttacctagcaaacacaaaaacgttttaaaaacgttttaaataagttatattttggcttttggtttaggtaaaaaatattgtgtcaatacttaaataacattatgttgaaatatttgaacccagcaaacacagaaatgttcttaaaatgttttttcaaaaccttttaataacatttaaatgtcaggttatataaaggtcatgaaaacgtttttaaaacgttattgaaaatattttgggcaaacatttttcgcaaaatattttttcaacccaaaaataacattctgtttagaaagttttgtatcaagttttcaagaatgtttttggaatgttattaaaacgtttttataccatttatataacccgacatttaaacgttttctgtaaaacatttttgtttgctgagcagtagagtatcaaaaaatgtttttcaggttatgaaaacgttttatactcttaatataccctttatataacccgacgtttaaacgttttctgacaaccttttataaccttttgcgaatgatgtcgaaaacgttttgtgtttgctgggtagctcttagctccgtttgttctgttcaatttgcttgttttaatctcaagatatgtttagttaacaacgaaaggataaaatcacaattgtgccacttttactagggaattaGAAAGAGGGCATATTACTTGTTGGCAAACTAATGCAtcactgatgttgatgcgtctaatgcaggaGCCCCGAAGGGAGGAatacattagatgcatcaacatcagctatcattgatttacatttaCAGCCCttagcatttgagagctaagactgcgcccctgaccttgatgtaagcatcatgtcacaacggtatacTCTAATTGCCACAAATACAGGCTGTATAATATCAAATCGTTCACAAATGGTAAACTTTCTTATTTTCAGTTGAAAGGAGAGGTAAAGTTTCAATAACCCAATAACGCCCACACAGAGCAACATACAATTTTACACGTCAGCGAGTTAGTTTTCGATTTATAATAGTACTTAGTCTCCGCCATATGGAGACAAAAATTTCAattatattttggttttaattTATTTATGAAAATCGGCGTTCCACTGAAACTGCAATAATGTACATATATGACGTACACATTCCAAACACCTGTTGTTTCTCTAAATACAATTAATTTTTCATCacaataaaacaacattttaaagttGTGATTATGAGGCAACAAACACTCTTCTCTCCTTTAATGGTCATTCATCTGTGTAATGTTCACTCTTCTTTGAGCACGCAAAATTTGGAAGGACATGGTTGCAGAACATAAAATTATTGTTCATAACAAATCAACGAAAGAAGATCATCACATCACCTCAATGTCCCATGattttgcaaaatatcatactCCTGATGCAGTTCCCATTGAAGAATATAAACACAAAGGAGGGCTTTACATTAGCAATATTACTGTGGCTCTTAGGGTTTGGATGTATTCAAGAGTAAAGGGTCTCATGTACTCATTACTAGTGTTCAAAAATAAAGAGCTCGTGCAAGTAAGACAAAATAGGGTTATGAATTCGGAAATGAATGATGTGAACCAGTAATTTTTTGACACGGACATCAGCCTCGCCTGATGTATGTAGGCCGCAACCTTCAGCATGTAGATTTCGGAAGGCTATCATAACAGAAGGGTAGTTCCTGATAGATGTCAAAATCTATGAAAGGgtaaaattggttatttgcatatAAAAGAACAAATCCTTTCCTGGCGCATAGGTGTATGGTAAAAGATATGTCATGATTTGGTATGGCTGAAAAAAATGTCACATAAGGAGCATGTACACCACATGGTGCATTCTGGAATGCTGTGAAAATCTTCTTTGGTATTTATAGTGAcatatgacatttttgaaatttgcttCAAAGGTTTTAAGCATCAAGCTTTACAGATACACCGAGCAAGAAATCTCagacacttataggttaatgaacgcgtattacttctTGGgagtgaaattagacaaaataatgcacgcgcgctgatgttgatgcgtctaatgcacgagccccgaaaatctctcgagcaacaagtaatacgcgttcattaacctatttcatacatgagaagaaaaaaacacgtgatttttgctgtttttataacaaaattatcactaaatatattggaaaaaagaaccaaatataaatgcatcaacccgcccaaaaatGAACGCGTGtgcaagcactgcgcgtagtacgcggagtgcacaatatacacaatcaatgcatgatttttctaacgattgctctgattggttcgcgctatctaagagtgtatgaaatgtCTATAAAGTTAGACAAAATCGACATATCCATCAGTATGTTAGAATAAATATGCTTTGATCAAATAAAAATGCCATCATATACTGGCGTGTCCTCGCACAAGCGATCTGAAATTGCGCATGACATACTGACATAATCTGCGACATATGTGACAATAATGGTGAAACGTCATTTTCTGTGAATAATCAATTTGCAAAttatataattaatattaataagttATCCCGTCATAGTATAATATAACATAAGAAACTTTCAATTCTTAACTTCTTCGATATTGCTATTTTCTTTAAACGCAATTTTCTCAGAATTCAGAATTTATGTTTTCCAAACATGCCAAATACTCATGTCGTTTCCAAAGTAGTTGCTTTCGGGCTCTTCTAGCAAAAATGCAGTGTTTAATTTCCAGgcaaaatgattgaattttgccTTACTAGTTACGCATAATAATTGCATGTATTACCATTACAGAGTCCCATTCAATTCATCAGCAAGTAAGCATACAGCTGAGCATAGATGATAGAATGCAACAAGTTCCTAAATGAACCTTTTCTTGAGCACAATGGGCTTtttcagtttaaatccatactccccctgtggaagatataacatgaatgactccatttgaaatctacactagctgtgttggagattaaggccatATCCTCCATAAAGGATGTGTGGAATTTAACTAGAATATCATAATATCATCTCAATCCTCCTCGTGCTCTGGGTCTATGATAGCGTGAAGAAATCCCTCATCCTGTTTGTAAGTCACAAACATCTGTAAGACACAAAGCAAAATAACATTTATAGCGGCACAATTTAAATTCGGAGTAAATACCAACATTATTTCTTGAGATATTTTGATATGGGtagaaaatttaaaagaaaatactCATTAGAAATCTTTTGAATAATGACTAGCGACCACTGGATTGTGTGCGCTTTTTATAACGACTGGCATCCAAATTACCACGGAGCTCATGAGTAGTTTTAACATCTTTCCAGGTCGAACAAATGCATCATATTGCGATGTCTCTGCAAACGAATAACAGTAAATGATAACATGATGAtatttcgccgtagaagtgatgatgtataaggattaactactatagcaatgggctaaaacaatttttgaatatatcgcactgcactagtacgttcactcgcacttgtaagattagtatctttgaaaagagcggtattgtattcaagctatgattgcagacatacacaggtgatgagtgcaacttgcttgtagtgAATGgcgatatatgaagagcttatttccaaaccgtgttaagtccacacacacacacacacacccccacacacacatgtgtctgatttacctgtgcgatattgctatgggttgtgatgctatacgctggcgaagttgcgtaataaatcggattaactaccatagcaataggtgaaaacaattttgaacatatcgcgctgcactacaaacaggttgaactaatcacttgtgtatgtctgtaatcataagctatcatagattgaacacaatgctggtcttttcaaagatattactcttacaggtgcaagtgatcagcatgatatggttcaatgcagaggtaccgcgtgaaagtttcagtgcagcgcggtatattcaaaaattgttttcacctattgctatggtagttaatccgattattacgtaacttcgccagcgtataggtatTAATtatgatttcagttggatgcaccattacaaagcaaacagtggatggacgccTAGTAACAATCCTGTGTGAGgtctttgattcccaaatgacaACAATAGTATGCATATTCTTAACCAGCTTTGTTGTGGTAAATGAtatcttgttgatggtacaattaatttttgctaatgtcaaacttgtcaaagtataaaCGATGATTGTATTACACATGTAAACGAGAaacttgtggttgtggacttaacaggTTTataaataagctcttcatattcaaaaattgttttaacctattgctatggtagttaatcctgttacatcattactTCTACGACGAATTATGTGCTACTTTTATACCTGGTATGGTGTATTTTTAGCTTCTGTCATCCGGGACAAATCATGCAGCAAATCACTGAAGGTTGGTCTGTCTTCGGGACTGTCTTGCCAACAAAACAGCATCAAGTTATAGCTAAAGTTCAAATGATTGTAATGACATATAAATGATTAAATAACAAATTTGTAAAGTGGTTATGACAGGTCAACATTCAGGGAAATACATCGTTGAACAGGTACGTGTACAAATGATAAcataagattttttttatttaatacctGAAATGTAATCTTTATTTTGCttcaaatttgataaaaatcggACGTTCCTTAGAAAAGCTACAATAAATTTTGTGTGAAAATTTAGCGACAAAGTGGTCAATTGCCTATATTTACTTTATATATATTAAATTCTTTTATATTCTTTCttatatattgtaattatttttgtAATACATTTGACCCATTTTGAATATACGACGTAGAACAAAATAAATACTTTTTCAATTTGCAATGAATTGAAATCTATAATGTACAACATTACTATGTACTATAAATTAATGTTCATTATTACTCATATCTCAAAAATAACTTCTTGAAAATGGGCCAGAGGGTGTGTTATAACTAGTAGCTGTGCCAAGTTATGTCGGGGAGTTAATGTAGGTTTATTTACATTTACTATCGCAAAAAATCAGTtggaaaaaaattgagggcgtcctcatcagtaaatgttacaatttattctaaactcctcaacaaaatctatatctcagattatttgtggcaTGTTTATATCGTGtttcatatcaatggatagctaagTTATTTCCCGTTTCAATGACATCCCATTTGAAACAATCGCCTTTTTCACGGCCGAGTACACATCTTGTGAATATGAGGTCTCAAACAGAAGATGCCAAATTGACcgttattctgtgctcaaacaacacctGTCACTATCCTCAATAGTGGGTGGAAAAACCATATGCAGCCACAACAGTCTGgtaccttctcctcatgctgctcacctacctggtcacacgttgctgtgggatggcatttCAATCTTCATCCAGGCAGGATTCGTCACAGGTCATTTGATGTGGTTGtattggctactctggcacgcatagccccgggggggcactcacatgttaaggtggtacgggtatgtgcggcggtcaagggtccctttttcaggctctccggcagttccttaagccccacatttgaatctgctccagttctttgagcctcaaactctgacaattgtagctctttaagctcaaatttggcaaaattttagaaatttttagctcaacagcctataatttggcccaaatttcagttcttcaagcccctattttgcccgaaaatcagttcttagctccgcgccgcacacccctaccaaaatttcagttgagtgccccccccccccgggcgcaTAGCACGACCAAGCTGATCACTTGGCGTATACAGCCCTTTTAAAACGGGCGCGCGTCTTCCGGTATCAAAAGAAAAAGAGAGGAGAAATGCCtgtgtgcatgtgattttgatgagattaatctcatatttgaccattacagctttcaaaaagttaaaatttaggCTCGCTTCGCGCGATTTATGTTCCAATTCaaaccatatttgaccatttaagggctggggtatgaacgtttggacagtatttatttggggacattagagcacatcagacatatcgaattgcattccgaatacgaagaatgtcattctgatatcaaataattttgattttttgaaattcgcaatttaatacacattttatggcaaatcattaaaaattgatatttttgttatttaacagtacttgaagtaaactttataaatctgatgatttatacttaaagtgtatgtaggtgggatgaaaagccgacgatcaattaaaaatttgacctttcgtattgaagatatggatttttttccccaaaacaccaaaaaaatattaggtctttttgggaaaaaaatccatatcttcaatatgaaaggtcaaaattttcaatttactgtcggcttttccttcctgctacatacactttaagaatatatcattagatttatataatttacttcgaggactgttatatatcaaaatttgaaaaatatcaaatttttataatttgtcataaaatttaaattatattgtaattttcaaaaaatgaaaataatttgatatcagaaagacatgcttcgtattcagaatgcaattcgataggtctgaggtgctctcatgtcccacaaaaaatactgtcgaaacgcaataaactcattttagatcccttaagcttcaatctatataataatacacaACGTCTGTCCATCCATCTGtttgtccgcctattttctcggatagtaggggtcgcacgttcctcaaacttggtgggtgggtgcatcttgacgcgatacagtttgttttgttttggtaagTGGTTAGTAAAAAGTATCatgggtatgaaacttagtgggtacaatcaacttttttggaatgttatttcggggtcaccaggggtcatctgaggtcaaattaagaaaaactgtcggatgggcatgaaacttggtgggtacagtcaacatttagagccaaattttaggaaggggtcatctgaggtcaaatattcAGTAGGTAGTCGTTGATTACCCTAGCTGTGtgggggcgagcgttgtcatcttggaaaTCCCAGATTGCGAAGATACGGAAGATCCGTGAAAAATGTGATTGTTTAAAAAGTGGTGTCATTGTTCATTGTAAAGGGTAATAAATTTGCTGTCATGCAACAAGATaattatgaacatgtcacaaataagctGAGAtaaagatgcttgaaaaaacattcaaaactttcgttgaggagtttgcTTGCTAGTTATTAGATGAATACTTGCATTTCCTCAGTACAATTTCGTGGTTTGTTTAGCCTGTGTCCATCCATTAATCGCTGTTGTAGTACATTGATATTACTAACAGCGTGATATGGAGTCCCACCTGTAAAAGAACCACGATGGAGTCtctaaaaaatttaatttcaatcaGTTGCTAAacgataaaaattacaaaaatcaatCGTCATCGGTCCGctctccacggttgtttgatgggatcatttattagtttatcatgtacaaccaaatttcaggcttaaacagctaaaagtgatatcatgctaatatatacagatgcttttgagtcattctcaactatTATTTACCCTCTTTTACAaatttattcacttttatagtatttttcaagttttttggatataaaatgtatctgttAATGACAaatttggtggcgctatttagttactggaaactactctttcaagcttttaatacaaataattccttttattgtttgataaaatgtgttcataaaatttccttgttgcttgtttcacctattccagctgttttaatggcactattaatcacctaacccttgcaaataaagaaatatgatttaggataaatagcgtcatctatagtttgtatttacttaataatgaagccaattctatatacatcaaacaacatCTCGACAAATGAGTGGGAATGCAGCCTTTAAATACATGTAGGCTCATTAGTCTCCTTTTTGTACCCATTTTCTTGACTTTTGTACGATCAATAAACTTAAGTTCAATTATTTTGAAGGAACTGAttgccactgtttatgacattgtttgcaaacattttcgaTAATTATATGCATAATTAGTTAAAAAGTTAAAGACTGTACAGTTGAAGAAAGGTGTATTGATGTTTTTACAAATCACTAACATACATGTTTCAAACATAGATGTAGActtaaacaaaataattgttAACCAACCCAAGTTTCTTGTTCGgcaaaatataacttcaaaatacaaaatttgctATACAAATTTAATTTGTGTACTTGGGTACCTCTTCCAATGCAGTTGCCAATTGAATTTTAATGTATTAAAACCGCATTCTTACCTAATGTAGCTATTTCCCACAGTACCACTCCAAACGACCATCTGCAAGCAagcggttatatatataaaataacattattgAAAATCATCTTTAATAAATATACACGTATGAAGAATCTTAGGCCATGCAGGGGTTAACATTTTGCAATTTGTTTTGAGTAGTATTCCCGATAACTGTACTTCTTTGGCTTGTAACCTGTTACATCTGTACATACTTTCTTTTGGAAGTCTTTGAAATGTTTTTATAATATATTGCCAATAACCCTGGCATTTTGGCGGaggaaagggaaagaaggaaggaagaaagaagatgagGAGAACCTTTTGGGTTCCAGACTCACAAACGGCAATATAGCACGCCACATGGAGTACCTTGGCCGGGCATGCTTTCCGTACCCATGTGCTTTCCATGATGACGCactcgcatcacgtgggataatTGCGCTCGCAGTTCCTTGGTGCAGTAGCTTTATATGGCCTTTTGCGAGGCCGGTTCCCCCCGCCCATCATGACCGTCGGTTCATCTTAGGTCGTCGGTAAACAGCGGACCTTGGCAAAAAATGTTGATCAACAATAGACAATAATTTTGTGTGAACTGTATCTGCATGCACTGTGAAGAAACAATTACATATTTCATGTTTTCCCCACTATAATCTGTTTAAGTCCTTAGATTAGTAGATAAACATGCTTCTACTTTTTATATTCTTGAGTGCACCGGACAACAAAATAtgtgggtcaacaattcacaacacaaaaatttccGTTGGAACATTAACAAGTTTGTGCCTCCTCCCCcggttccgaaaacctggctacgccactggccttTTGTAGGGTATGGTTAATCAATTGGCTCTGTTTGCATGTACCAAAGTATATAATAGAAGCTACTTTAATTAGCAAATCATAATGATACCCGTAGGCTTAGAAACCGGGGGCCAGGGGGGCTCAGCCTCcttaataattttggtgcgggggttTTCAGCCCCAGCCCCCCCATAACCCTAgatgaagttaaaaaattgtgataacatatgggGAAAGtgagtgtttgtgacctataaTTTGCAAGATTTTCTGACTCCGAGGTGGTTGCGTTGCCCCCAAAGGTTTCagccccatgttgaaaatcttcctaagccaatgataCTATTTTATACCTCACCATACCATACAGTGTAGCCCACTATAAAACTTAATTCATAATGGTGTTAAACTTACACATCGCTTTTACTTGAATATACGTTTTGAGACCAAGATTCAATCGCTGCCCATCTGAATGAAATCTGTTTGCTGTAGTGCTGAAATACAAGGAATGCAGATAATTTGAAACGCTTTCGTCTTACTGCATATATTAATTGGATCTATAAGCAATGATAAGGTTtggctttaacatgttttaattaAATACAAAAAAGCTAGGAATGAGACAAGATTGTACGTGCTGTGGCCAAGACTACCCAAAAAATTCCCCATTTTTATCACAGGTCAAAGAGggcaaaaatcatttaaaaagtaCCGACGATCATAATTTAAACGCGAACGCAAGTTCAAATCCACTTGATCGATAGCTATCAAGAGTCCCCAGATCAAGAATTCACAAGACTGGTGTCAGCCTCGACTCCATTATTACACAGCAAACTCTCAACACCAGATACAAGCTATCCATAATCTGACCACTCCGGACGAGCATAGGTGACTACGAGGTATAGCGTTTCAATGCCAGTCTGTGAATGTGGAGCATGCAGCAAACAGGCAACAACGTCATATCTGACTTTTCAGTGCCTGCTCTATCACCCAGGAAGCTCCACCAAATGGAACCCGGCGCCTTGCAACCATTGACACAGATACTAAATACTGACTGCTCTTTAGTTTTTATATATCAATcgcaaaaattaaaaagaaatctactcaTACTGTGAATTAATATTGTCAATAGAAATCGAGTTGAAGTTAGCGTTCGCAAAATCGCAATCTCGAAAATAATGCGAACATAACGCATTAAGATTGACAATATATTACCGGTATTCAAGTATTATTATATGAGTGTACTACTTCTTACCATCCAGGACTTGGTATGTTCTTGTTTAGTGAGTCCTATTCCTGCAACCTTTGCAATTAATCCATTGCAAACTATGACATTCTTAGCTCTTAAATTTTTGTGAACTGTCTGAAACACCAAACACACATATATTGAAAGTTAATTTCTTTACCTATGACAAATGAACCACAGGTCAAGAAAATTTAATGCACCCTTTTCATCTATAAGCTTTAACATGGTATTAGTTGGATATTCATCCAATACCTTGTAGAATTCACATTACGAAGTAGATGGCAAtgttatttgcataaaataagtaAGACCCGGTGATCGGTTTGAATAAAGAGACGAAGAAACTGTAGTCTACAAAATATCCATATAAACTTTACGATGTTCACCAAATGGTTTATTGGTTTGTGCAAGGTATCATGTGAATGGTTCGTGGATCTTTCGGGTGGAAACTGGGACTGAGAGAATGAAATGCCCTATTGTCTATTGTAATCATTGCGTTGTTTTTAAACACGGAGTTGCCACTTATTGCAGTTGAAATTCCAGAGTCCACCAATCCTTGCAAGACGTCTCGAATCCTTGACTATTATTTTCACTTATAAGCGAAAAGTAGAAACCAAActgtttggcattttgaacattttgtggACTACCGTTTCTTCGTCTCTGCGTTCAAACGGATTTCCATTTTCTGCCATTATTAGCACTGGAATACAGCGCACGATGTCACCACAGGAAATAACTCCACCCCATTGATTAGTCTCATCGTGTTTATTCCATGCAAAAAACATTCCGatgaaatcgacaggatattggataAATGTCAATACAATTTACATAAAACAAATTcttaacttgtttttttttttttttttagattttgcaaTACTTTTGGCCAGTGTATGAGTTCACTAGCTCCTGTAAAGTGGTTAAAACATGCTGACCTTTATAGAAGACAGATAATCCAGTCCCTTGGCTACATCCATAGCCAAATGAAGTAGCCTTGCCGGAGAAAGACTGCTTATGTTGGTTCTTTCCGACGGTAATCTGTGCCTCCGAAGGAAGGAACGCAAGTCTCCGTTGCTTCCAAAGTCAAATGCCACGTACAAGGATTCGTCTGGCAAGGTTCATACGTGTTTAAACAGAAAATAGAATTAAATATCAATATCTAGAtatgatttttacaattttattttatttaaaatgaaggCTGTAATAAATATCCTTTATAATGCCAGTTGCGCACTAATGCCAGGAGCACACTTAAGTATAATTCATTGATGCTTTATAATGCCAGCAACACACTTTAGTAAAGTATAATTCAT encodes the following:
- the LOC140158357 gene encoding fibroblast growth factor receptor 3-like, encoding MVNDYLPNIRVERMEWPAIIPDLKPIEHLTKYIVIFSLLCKLLSLTGEASMSSRDSFHTELDLMKTIGRHRNICSLIATSYNKNESLYVAFDFGSNGDLRSFLRRHRLPSERTNISSLSPARLLHLAMDVAKGLDYLSSIKTVHKNLRAKNVIVCNGLIAKVAGIGLTKQEHTKSWMHYSKQISFRWAAIESWSQNVYSSKSDVWSFGVVLWEIATLGGTPYHAVSNINVLQQRLMDGHRLNKPRNCTEEMQVFI